TGCGACGGGCCCCACCGCCGGTCGCGGGGCCTGCGCGGCTCTGGCGAGCCGTGCTCCCAACGACTAGAACGGCCCGATCCCGGCCAGCGCCTCGCGCTGCTTCTCGAACAGGATCGCCAGACCCGACTTCCCCAGCTCGATCATCGCCAGAAGCTGCTCGATGCTGTACGGCGCGCCCTCGGCCGAGGCCTGCACGTCAATGGCCCGCCCGCCCGAGGTCATGATCAGGTTCATGTCCGTCCCCGCGCGCGAGTCCTCCTCGTAGCTCAAGTCCAGCAGCACTTCGCCCGACACGATGCCCAGTGAGATCGCGGCCACCTGCTCGGACATCGGCCAGCGCTTGAGGAGCTTGTTCTCCTGCAGGGCATGGAGGGCCTCGGCCAGGGCCACGAAGGCGCCGGTGATTGAGGCGGTGCGGGTGCCGCCGTCGGCCTGCAGCACATCGCAGTCGAGCGTGATCGTGCGCTGGCCGAGCTGCTTGAGGTCAATGGCCGCGCGCAGGCTGCGCCCGATGAGCCGCTGGATCTCCACGGTGCGCCCGCCGAGGTGCCCCTGCTGCGCCTCGCGTTGCGTCCGCTCCTTGGTCGCGCGCGGCAACATCCCATACTCCGCCGTCACCCACCCCTGGTCGCCATCCATCAGCCACCGCGGCACGCGCTCCTCCACGCTGGCGGTGCAGTGCACCTTCGTCTGGCCCATCAGGATCATGCACGAACCCTCGGCGTAGCGGTTGATGCCCCGCTTGATCGTGCACTTGCGCAGTTCGTTGTTCTCACGGCCATCGCCACGGATCACGGTCGTCTCCCTGTAGGGCGGGGGCTCGTCCCCCGCCGAATGTCCCCGGTTCATGGGGCGGGGTACGAGCCCCCGCCCTACAGCCGCCTACCCGCTCGGCTCGACCAGCGTCGCCGGCGGCACGGACTTCGTCCCCTCCAGGTAGCGCCGGAGGCCCTCGCAGACGCCGTCTGCCATCTGCTGGCGGAACTGCGGCTGAGCCAGCAGCTTCTCCTCGGACCGGTTGTCTATGAACAGCGTCTCAATGAGGATCGCCGTCATGTTCGTCTCGCGGGTGACGCAGAAGTTCTCGCAGTGCACCCCATAGTCGCGGCTAGCCAGCTTCGGGACGAGGGTGTCCTGCATCACGATCGCCAGTCCCTTGCTGCGGGCGCGGTGGTAGTACGTCCCGGTCCCTGAGCCCCGCCAGCCAGAGCCGGTGGCGTTGCAGTGGATGCTGACGAACAGGTCAGCCGGCAGCTCATTGGCCATGCGGGGGCGGGCGTACAGGTCCACGAAGAAGTCGGCGTCGCGGGTCAGGAAGGGCCGCGCGCCCATCGTGGCGAGCCCCACCACGGTGCGCTTCGCCATGTCCAGATTGACATCCTTCTCCAGCAGGAAGCTGCCGCGCGCGCCGGAGTCCTTGCCCCCGTGTCCGGGGTCCACCACGATCCGCTTGCCGGCCAGGCGGTCGCGCGCGAAGACGATCTGCAGGCGGTCCGGGTCGGTCAGCGCCCGGACTGTGAAGGGCACCAACTCGTCCATGTACAGCACGACGCGGCCCGGATCGAGCAGCCGGAACTGCTGCACGAAGGGCAGCTTCTCAGCGGCGGGCATGAGGGCCTCGGTGGCCTCGGCGCCCGACAGGTCCAGCAGCACCCGGTAGGGCTCGCGCAGTACATCGTACACCGGGGGCAACGGGTCGGAGACGAAGGCGGTGACCGTCAGCGTGTCCGGCTCGTGCGAGGCCGCCAGCAGCTTGAGCAGCTTCGGACGCAGGCGCTGCACGAGCGGCTCTTTGCCTGTCACGTCGCCCACGACCAGGCGGCCGCCACAGTCGTCCTCACGGGGCTGCAGCTTGACCGTCGGCGCCCCCTCGCGCAGGTCGAGCACGACGCGCGCGATCGGCGGCTTGTCGGTGTACTGCGCCGCCCGCACCCGCAGCAACCCCGCCAGATTCACATAGTTCGTTCCCGGCTGCCCGGCCACGTACAGGCCCGCCAGGTCCACGAAGCTGCGCCGCGGGCTGCTCATCTGATCGAGTTGGGGCGAGACCGGGACGGAGGTGACGAAGCTGACGCCGGCGCCGCGCTCAGCGGCGTGTGTCGCCACGCGCAGCAGCTTGCCGTAGATCGTGGCCCGCTGCGTCTTCGGCTCCCACTGCAGGACGCCGTCCAGCGCCTCCGCCAGCGGCTTGACCGGGCCGATCAGCTTGCCGTCCGAGAGCGTGGCCACGGGGCTAAGCGCGACGGGCTCCCCCTCGATGGTCAGCGGCTGGCCTGGCTGCACCTGCAGCCGTTTGCCCGCCGCGCCCACGATGACGAGCAGGTTCTCGTCGCCATACCAGGTCACGCGCGCCCCCATGGCCCGCGCGATCTGCCCCCACGGGCCGATGAGCGCGCCGTCCTGCACGACGGGGGCGGGGTCGAGGTCCAGCTTCGTCCGAACGACGCAGACTTGTGGCGGGGGCGGCACCGCGGCAGGCGGCGCCTGGGCCCACCCCAGCGTCAGGAGGTTGAGGGCCACGAGGGAGTGCAGCGCAAGCTTCATCGTGCGTGCATTATAGACCGAAGCCCGGCCGACGCCAAGCGTGGGACAGGGACCCGCCCCGAGTCGCCGGGCACTATCCGGCCGCGGCGAGCGCGGCCTCCAACTCGCCCACGGCGCGGGCCTCCAGCGCCGCCATCTCCTCTACCAGCCGCGCCAGCGTCTCGCGTCCGGCCGGGCTCGTCATCGCCGCCTGGCTCGTGTCGGCCGTCGCCAGGCACCGCAGGCTCTGCCGGTACAACTCCGCCGCGGCCAGCAGGTGAGTGGCTCTCGCGCCGGGGTGTCGGGCCGCCATCTGCTCCAGGTACACCGGCGCGCTATGGCGGTTCAGACCCAGATGCAGCACCATGTTGCTGTGCCACCGCGCCTGTCCCAGATGGGCGAGGTCACGCAGCGCGGCCGCCCACAGTGCATAGGCCTTCTGTCCGGTCACGTATCCCCCCGGCATGGCCACGTGGTCTCGTCCTAGCGCCACCGCGTGCCGCAGGGCTTCCAGGTCGGCCTCTTTGCGGTCTAGCTGCGGGACTGGCTCGCCCACGGCCACGAACTCCCAGGCCGGGCCGGGCAGGCGCTCCGGCGTCGTCTTCGGGGTGCACGGGCAGAAGCCGAGCAGTGGCTGAGGGTCCTGGTCGGTAGCCGTCACGACCTTCCAGAAGTCGTGGTTGACCAGCACAGGCCGACCTGCCGCGAGGGTGTGGGCCACGCGTACCTGCGCGATGACGTCCTCGTTCTTGGCCAGGTTCGGCTGCCAGGACGCCAGGCCATCCCACGCCTCGAGGCGGCGGCCGACCACCTGGCTTACGAAGGGCAGATAGGCCCGGCTGCAGGCCGGCTCCAACGGCCACCACCCCACGTCCACCGCGCCGTCGTAGTGCGCCGCCTGGTCGCTCGCCTGCGTGATGAACGCCAGGCCGAGGTCCCCCATGAGGGTGTCATAGTCGGCAGCCACGCCCTCCCGCGCCAGGAGCACCTGCAGGCCGCGCCCGCACCCATTCCCGTCGCCCTGCCCCGGCGGGATGTCGCTCAGGCTCACCGTCTTCGGGGCGGTCGCGGCGAGGGCCGCCGCCATCTCCTCAGCGGCCTGCGCCAACGCCGTGCGCGCCGGTCGGAGTACCTCCGCCACATGCGCCTGCTGCTTGCCCAGATCGCCGATGAAGGCGGCATACGCCTCGCCGCCATCGCCCCTGACAGCCGGGCGCAGCAGCGCCGCAATGCGCTCATAGCACCCGGCGGCAGCAGCCAGGTGCCCCTGCGCACCGGAGGTCGCCCCCGCTGCCAGGCGGCGCAGGTACCGGGCCGCCACTTGCGCGCCCTCCAGCATCGGCCGCGCGGTGTCGTGGGCACAGCTTGCGCTCTGCTCTTTGCAGTCGGCGCAGAACGGCACCTGGCCCATGCGCTCGATCCAGCGGTCCACCGCCGCCAGACCATACACCGTCCGCGCGCCCGGGTGGTAGGGCGTGGCATTGCCGTGGATCCGCGACACGGCCCGGCAGAGTACCTCGAAGTCTGCTTGCTCGGGGCTGAGCGCCGGCGCCCCGAGGCTGAGCGCGAGCATGTCGTCCACACCGTCCAGCGGGTTGTCGCGGAACCCGTTGAGGCCTGCGCCCAGGATCGTCCCGTCATCGGCGGCGCTGACGATGACTCCCCACCAGCACCAGGGCATGAACCCATGCGGCCCGCGCACCGGCCACTCCCTGCCTGTCAGCACAACCTCCCCGCGCGCTTGTGCCTCACGGATCAGCGGCACGGCCGGCTTGCGCCAGTAGTCCCGCATCCATGCCTCGCGGGCGGGCCCTGCGGGGGGCATCGGCGGCGCGGCGGCGCGACCGGGGGTCGCGAGGCGCCGGAACTGCAGCCCCAGCCGGCGGGCGACCAGGTCCACCGAGACGTCGCGACCGGTCGCCGTCATCCACCAGGAGGTGCAGCTCTCGCCCGGGTCGACGCAGGGCGCAAAGGCATTACCGGAGAGCACGTAGAGGGTCTCGTAGTCCAGGTCGCGCCCCAGCAGGCGGGCTGCCGCCTGGACGGCCAGCGAAAAGTGGTCCTGGACATGGCCGTTACCGCGCAGCGTGAGTTGGCTGTAGTCGAGGGGGGCGGCAAGGGCGCCGGCGGCGCAGGCCAGCAGCAGCGCGGCAACAGAGCCGAGGAAAGCCGGGGGCATCTCAGGATGGGTCATCGCGATGCACCTCCCAATGCACGGCGAATGAGGGCGGCCTGGCGTTCAGGCTATCAAACATCTGTTCGACTGTCAAGCGGCATTTTGGCGCGAAGAGCCTGGGCTACTGCTGGACGGCCCTGCGGTGGCAGGGGGCCAAACGTCACGGGCAGGCGAGATCGCCTGCCCGTTCATGTGCCATGCCCACTGCTGCGACAGGATGCTAGCGACTGCGCCGCTTCTTCTCTGGCTTGGGCTTGCCCTCGCTTAGCGGCTTGGTGGGCTCGTCGTTCTCTTCGTCTTCGTTCTCGCGCTCGCGGCGGTGTTCCTCGCGGAGGGCCTCGGCGATCTGCCGCAGGCGCTGTTGCGCGCGCCCGTAGATGGTGTCCTCCGGGTAGTCGCCGCTCTTGTTGGCCTTGCCGGCGGGGATGCCCGTGAGGATCTCAATGCCCTCCTCGATCGTGCGGACCGACCAGATGTGGAACTGCCCGTCCGCCACCGCATCTACGACTTCCTGCTGGAGCATCAGGTGCCGCACATTGCTCGCCGGGATGATGACCCCCTGGTCCCCGGTCAGGCCCAGGAGCTTGCAGGTCTTGAAGAAGCCCTCGATCTTGCGCGACACGCCGCCGATGGGCTGCACCTCGCCCATCTGGTTCACCGAGCCGGTGACGGCGATCCCCTGCTTGACCGGGGCGTCGGCGAGGCTGGAGAGCAGGCAGTACAGCTCCGTCGAGGAGGCGGAGTCACCCTCCAACTCGGAGTAGAGCTGCTCGAAGGACAGCGTGGCCGAGAGCTGGATCTGCTCGTTGCGGCCGAAGCGGTCGCCCAGGAAGCCAGAGAGGGTGAGCATCCCCTTGTCGTGGATGCGCCCGGTGAGCTTGGCCTCGCGGTCAATCTGGATGACGCCGGTGCGGCCGGTGAAGGTGCGGCAGGTCAGGCGCCCCGGCCGGCCGATCATGTAGTCACCCAACTGCATGATGGACAGGCCGTTGATCTGCCCGGCCACCTCCCCGGCCACCTCCACCATGAGCGTCCCTTCCTGGATCATGTCGAAGATCAGCTCTTCGATCCGGTTGGAGCGCCAGACTTTCTGTTCCAGGGCGTGCTCGACATCCTGGGCCTGGACCCTCTTGCGCCCGCTCTTCTGCGCCCAGAACGAACCCTCCCGCACCAGGTCGGCGATGTCCAGCAGGCGCACCGTCAGCTTCTGCTGGTCGCCGGCCAGCTCCGCCCCCTGCTCGATGACCCGGGCGACCGCCGAGCGCTCGAAGGGCAGTAGCCCGTCGCGCCGGGCGACATGGGCGATGAACTGCGCGTACTGCTGTAGCGCGTCGTCATCCCGCGCGATCTCGGTGCTGAAGTCGGCTTGCACCTTGAACAGTTTGCCGAAGTCCTCGTCGTGCTCGTAGAGCAGGTAGTAGATGAACGGGTTGCCGATCAGGATGACCTTGATGTCCAGGGGGATCGGCTGCGGCTCCAGGGTCAGCGTGGAGATGAACCGGTACTGGTCGGACAGGGACTCGATCTTGACTTCCTTGTTCTTCAGCGCGCGCTTGAGGGCTTCCCAGGCGAAGGGCCGCAGCAGCACCTGCAGGGCCTCCACGATGAGGAAGCCGCCGTTGGCACGGTGCAACGCGCCGGCAGTGATGAGGCTGAAGTCGGTGACCAGGGCGCCCATCTGCGCCTGGTGCTCGATCTCGCCGGTGAGCTTGTCGAGCGTCGGGTTGGCTTCATCTATGATGGGAGCGCCGTTCTCGGGGTCGTTGCTGACCAGGACATTGACCTCGTAGCGCTCCAGGGGGTTCTTCTGCTGCATGCCCATCATCAGCTGGGGCGGCAGGCCCGGGGGCACACCCTCGTCGTCGTCGCGCCGTAGCATGCTGATGTTCTCGATCAGGTCGGCCTCCATACGCTGCAGATGCTCAAGCACACCGGCCACGGCGGCGTACTTGCCGCGCAGCTCCTCGAACATCGGCTCCACGGCCTCGCGGGCGACCTCCTGGTCGAGTTGGCGCACATGCTCGCGCGTCTCCTTTTCATCCCGCTGCCCCCGCCGCATGATCTCGCCCAGCTTCTGCTGCAGCTCCTCGCGCTTGGCGTCAAGCTGCTGGCGCTCTTCGTCCTTCAGGTCGCCGTACTGCTGTGGCGTCATCACCTCGCCCTCGACGGCCGGAGCGACGATCAGCCCGGCGGGAGAGCGCCCCAGGGCGAAGCCCGCCTCCTGGGCCTCCTGCTCGAAGGCCTGCAACTCGGTGTTGCGCTCCTGGCGGAACTCCTTGATGATGGCGTCCCGCTTGTCGTTGTACTCGTCGCTCTCGAAGACATTGCCCAGCATCTGGCGCAT
The genomic region above belongs to bacterium and contains:
- a CDS encoding AAA family ATPase → MARIRELKPKDLRWRCPLKHFQFKDTDGLEGVPGPIGQERAVAALDFGADIRSEGYNVFITGTSGTGRNSTARTELERRAKDMPAPDDWCYVYNFEDAHQPRALRLPAGMGPTFRDDVARMLTDMRQMLGNVFESDEYNDKRDAIIKEFRQERNTELQAFEQEAQEAGFALGRSPAGLIVAPAVEGEVMTPQQYGDLKDEERQQLDAKREELQQKLGEIMRRGQRDEKETREHVRQLDQEVAREAVEPMFEELRGKYAAVAGVLEHLQRMEADLIENISMLRRDDDEGVPPGLPPQLMMGMQQKNPLERYEVNVLVSNDPENGAPIIDEANPTLDKLTGEIEHQAQMGALVTDFSLITAGALHRANGGFLIVEALQVLLRPFAWEALKRALKNKEVKIESLSDQYRFISTLTLEPQPIPLDIKVILIGNPFIYYLLYEHDEDFGKLFKVQADFSTEIARDDDALQQYAQFIAHVARRDGLLPFERSAVARVIEQGAELAGDQQKLTVRLLDIADLVREGSFWAQKSGRKRVQAQDVEHALEQKVWRSNRIEELIFDMIQEGTLMVEVAGEVAGQINGLSIMQLGDYMIGRPGRLTCRTFTGRTGVIQIDREAKLTGRIHDKGMLTLSGFLGDRFGRNEQIQLSATLSFEQLYSELEGDSASSTELYCLLSSLADAPVKQGIAVTGSVNQMGEVQPIGGVSRKIEGFFKTCKLLGLTGDQGVIIPASNVRHLMLQQEVVDAVADGQFHIWSVRTIEEGIEILTGIPAGKANKSGDYPEDTIYGRAQQRLRQIAEALREEHRRERENEDEENDEPTKPLSEGKPKPEKKRRSR
- the rph gene encoding ribonuclease PH; protein product: MRGDGRENNELRKCTIKRGINRYAEGSCMILMGQTKVHCTASVEERVPRWLMDGDQGWVTAEYGMLPRATKERTQREAQQGHLGGRTVEIQRLIGRSLRAAIDLKQLGQRTITLDCDVLQADGGTRTASITGAFVALAEALHALQENKLLKRWPMSEQVAAISLGIVSGEVLLDLSYEEDSRAGTDMNLIMTSGGRAIDVQASAEGAPYSIEQLLAMIELGKSGLAILFEKQREALAGIGPF
- a CDS encoding N-acetylmuramoyl-L-alanine amidase family protein yields the protein MKLALHSLVALNLLTLGWAQAPPAAVPPPPQVCVVRTKLDLDPAPVVQDGALIGPWGQIARAMGARVTWYGDENLLVIVGAAGKRLQVQPGQPLTIEGEPVALSPVATLSDGKLIGPVKPLAEALDGVLQWEPKTQRATIYGKLLRVATHAAERGAGVSFVTSVPVSPQLDQMSSPRRSFVDLAGLYVAGQPGTNYVNLAGLLRVRAAQYTDKPPIARVVLDLREGAPTVKLQPREDDCGGRLVVGDVTGKEPLVQRLRPKLLKLLAASHEPDTLTVTAFVSDPLPPVYDVLREPYRVLLDLSGAEATEALMPAAEKLPFVQQFRLLDPGRVVLYMDELVPFTVRALTDPDRLQIVFARDRLAGKRIVVDPGHGGKDSGARGSFLLEKDVNLDMAKRTVVGLATMGARPFLTRDADFFVDLYARPRMANELPADLFVSIHCNATGSGWRGSGTGTYYHRARSKGLAIVMQDTLVPKLASRDYGVHCENFCVTRETNMTAILIETLFIDNRSEEKLLAQPQFRQQMADGVCEGLRRYLEGTKSVPPATLVEPSG